A region of Peromyscus maniculatus bairdii isolate BWxNUB_F1_BW_parent chromosome 7, HU_Pman_BW_mat_3.1, whole genome shotgun sequence DNA encodes the following proteins:
- the Timm8b gene encoding mitochondrial import inner membrane translocase subunit Tim8 B — MAELGEADEAELQRLVAAEQQKAQFTAQVHHFMELCWDKCVEKPGNRLDSRTENCLSSCVDRFIDTTLAITGRFAQIVQKGGQ; from the exons ATGGCCGAGCTGGGGGAAGCGGACGAAGCGGAGTTACAGCGTCTGGTGGCCGCGGAGCAGCAGAAGGCGCAGTTCACTGCGCAG GTGCATCACTTCATGGAACTATGTTGGGACAAATGTGTGGAGAAGCCAGGAAATCGGCTAGACTCCCGCACTGAAAACTGCCTCTCTAGCTGTGTGGACCGCTTCATTGACACTACTCTTGCCATCACTGGCCGGTTTGCCCAGATCGTACAGAAAGGAGGGCAGTAG
- the Nkapd1 gene encoding uncharacterized protein NKAPD1 isoform X1: MSRVPLGKVLLRNVIRHTDAHNKIQEESDMWKIRELEKQMEDAYQGTRRNTVPSSSSRMRSDGFDEESQRDYWRPRNEIPGALEDDFLKAKSWNKKLYDYESNMPDRWGHSGYKELYPEEFETDSSDQQDITNGKKTSPQVKASAHESRKHKKSKKSHKKKQKKRSHKKQKKNKKAAMDTAADSSSEFSEETGASSTRKRKQPHKSKKKSRKKSPKKPLPLGRESATSQSDDSAASSSEEMEERDTKKTKRKKKEKSVHVPVANPEVQERTSKRRNWKVATDARSAESSEDD; the protein is encoded by the exons ATGTCACGGGTTCCATTGGGGAAAGTCCTCCTGAGGAATGTCATCCGGCATACAGATGCTCACAATAAG ATTCAGGAGGAATCTGACATGTGGAAAATCAGAGAACTAGAGAAGCAAATGGAGGATGCTTACCAGGGGACCAGAAGGAACACAGTACCCAGCAGCTCAAG TCGGATGAGAAGTGATGGTTTTGATGAAGAAAGTCAGAGAGACTACTGGAGGCCAAGGAATGAAATTCCTGGGGCCCTGGAAGATGATTTTCTTAAGGCTAAATCCTGGAACAAGAAATTATATGATTATGAATCCAACATGCCAGATAG ATGGGGTCACAGTGGTTATAAAGAGTTGTATCCTGAAGAGTTTGAAACAGACAG TAGTGACCAACAAGACATTACCAATGGGAAAAAAACATCTCCCCAGGTAAAAGCATCAGCCCATGAGTCCCGAAAACATAAGAAGTcaaagaaatcccataaaaagaagcagaaaaaacgGTCAcacaaaaaacagaagaaaaacaaaaaggcgGCTATGGACACAGCAGCAGATTCCTCAAGTGAGTTCTCTGAAGAAACTGGAGCTTCGAGTACCAGGAAAAGGAAGCAACCACACAAGAGCAAGAAAAAATCCAGGAAAAAGTCTCCTAAAAAACCTTTACCTTTAGGGAGAGAAAGTGCTACTTCCCAGTCAGATGATTCAGCAGCTAGCAGTTCTGAGGAAATGGAGGAAAGAGACACtaagaaaaccaaaaggaaaaagaaagagaaaagtgttCATGTTCCTGTGGCTAACCCTGAAGTGCAGGAGAGGACAAGCAAGCGCAGGAATTGGAAAGTGGCTACGGATGCAAGATCTGCTGAAAGCTCCGAGGATGACTGA
- the Nkapd1 gene encoding uncharacterized protein NKAPD1 isoform X2 yields MSRVPLGKVLLRNVIRHTDAHNKIQEESDMWKIRELEKQMEDAYQGTRRNTVPSSSSRMRSDGFDEESQRDYWRPRNEIPGALEDDFLKAKSWNKKLYDYESNMPDRWGHSGYKELYPEEFETDSDQQDITNGKKTSPQVKASAHESRKHKKSKKSHKKKQKKRSHKKQKKNKKAAMDTAADSSSEFSEETGASSTRKRKQPHKSKKKSRKKSPKKPLPLGRESATSQSDDSAASSSEEMEERDTKKTKRKKKEKSVHVPVANPEVQERTSKRRNWKVATDARSAESSEDD; encoded by the exons ATGTCACGGGTTCCATTGGGGAAAGTCCTCCTGAGGAATGTCATCCGGCATACAGATGCTCACAATAAG ATTCAGGAGGAATCTGACATGTGGAAAATCAGAGAACTAGAGAAGCAAATGGAGGATGCTTACCAGGGGACCAGAAGGAACACAGTACCCAGCAGCTCAAG TCGGATGAGAAGTGATGGTTTTGATGAAGAAAGTCAGAGAGACTACTGGAGGCCAAGGAATGAAATTCCTGGGGCCCTGGAAGATGATTTTCTTAAGGCTAAATCCTGGAACAAGAAATTATATGATTATGAATCCAACATGCCAGATAG ATGGGGTCACAGTGGTTATAAAGAGTTGTATCCTGAAGAGTTTGAAACAGACAG TGACCAACAAGACATTACCAATGGGAAAAAAACATCTCCCCAGGTAAAAGCATCAGCCCATGAGTCCCGAAAACATAAGAAGTcaaagaaatcccataaaaagaagcagaaaaaacgGTCAcacaaaaaacagaagaaaaacaaaaaggcgGCTATGGACACAGCAGCAGATTCCTCAAGTGAGTTCTCTGAAGAAACTGGAGCTTCGAGTACCAGGAAAAGGAAGCAACCACACAAGAGCAAGAAAAAATCCAGGAAAAAGTCTCCTAAAAAACCTTTACCTTTAGGGAGAGAAAGTGCTACTTCCCAGTCAGATGATTCAGCAGCTAGCAGTTCTGAGGAAATGGAGGAAAGAGACACtaagaaaaccaaaaggaaaaagaaagagaaaagtgttCATGTTCCTGTGGCTAACCCTGAAGTGCAGGAGAGGACAAGCAAGCGCAGGAATTGGAAAGTGGCTACGGATGCAAGATCTGCTGAAAGCTCCGAGGATGACTGA
- the Pih1d2 gene encoding PIH1 domain-containing protein 2 yields the protein MKASSKGLLTQISQFWNMLDDLAENDPERYKNFIEQELKDGKELCADPEPHLCLQTKILKPKEKILFINLCQWKRIPAPQSATHPVPIHVGRPEDFSEASGSYTVIDVAYNPGVLQAAEKDQGIKDQLIKMAIHCIEERLHFTLAHSHRVTSFKIKGNIQRMKENLMGIKTDFAGFKEIMRTEDTLEKIRSSAVSEPNHLPQVLLTKKQASGKGRCLIEEISSSEIQVEVKKPAYELKVVKDQNEKPLKIELKIQLPGINSVSLCELSVSEVDLLIEVSEKYRLYLNLPESVNTETTTAKFVKNKSILFITMPLA from the exons ATGAAGGCATCCTCAAAGGGTCTTCTCACCCAGATTTCTCAGTTCTGGAATATGCTCGATGACTTGGCTGAAAATGATCCTGAGCGCTACAAGAACTTCATCGAGCAGGAGCTGAAGGATGGAAAAGAGCTCTGTGCGGACCCAGAACCACACCTCTGCCTACAGACCAAGATTCTA aaaccaaaagaaaaaatactttttatcaACCTATGTCAATGGAAAAGGATCCCGGCTCCCCAATCAGCCACTCATCCTGTACCTATACATGTTGGCAGACCAGAAGATTTCTCTGAGGCATCAG GTTCCTATACAGTCATTGATGTTGCCTACAACCCTGGTGTTCTGCAAGCAGCAGAGAAAGACCAAGGCATCAAAGATCAGttaataaaaatggccattcaTTGCATTGAGGAACGACTCCACTTCACACTCGCACATTCACACCGTGTTACTAGCtttaaaattaaaggaaacattcagagaatgaaagaaaatctgATGGGCATTAAAACTGACTTCGCAGGCTTCAAAGAGATAATGAGAACTG aaGATACTCTTGAAAAGATCAGGAGCAGTGCTGTGAGTGAACCAAATCACCTTCCTCAGGTGCTGCTGACAAAAAAGCAAGCATCGGGCAAAGGACGGTGTCTTATAGAGGAGATTTCGAGTTCCGAAATCCAGGTGGAGGTTAAGAAACCAGCCTATGAATTAAAGGTTGTAAAGGATCAGAATGAGAAACCTCTGAAAATTGAACTGAAAATCCAGCTACCTGGGATTAACTCAGTCTCCCTCTGTGAGCTTAGTGTTTCTGAG gtTGACTTATTGATTGAGGTCTCTGAGAAGTACCGATTATACCTGAATCTTCCGGAATCGGTTAATACAGAAACGACTACGGCAAAATTTGTCAAAAATAAATCCATACTATTCATTACAATGCCACTGGCATGA